One window from the genome of Nitrospirota bacterium encodes:
- the coaD gene encoding pantetheine-phosphate adenylyltransferase gives MKTGVYPGTFDPITHGHTDIIARSLRVFDRIIVAVAPNPSKRPLFDVAERVEMVKLVTKEFPHVTVEAFDGLLVDYVRHHGAQAVIRGLRAISDFEYEFQMALINRKLDNRFETVFFMPSEEYSYLTSSIVKEVAGLGGALHDFVHPEVAGRLRDRLRRAPR, from the coding sequence ATGAAGACAGGGGTCTACCCCGGCACGTTCGATCCCATCACCCACGGCCACACCGACATCATCGCCCGGAGCCTCCGGGTGTTTGACCGGATCATCGTGGCGGTGGCGCCGAATCCGAGCAAGCGGCCGCTCTTCGACGTTGCCGAGCGGGTGGAGATGGTCAAGCTCGTGACGAAGGAGTTCCCCCACGTGACCGTGGAGGCGTTCGACGGCTTGCTGGTGGACTACGTCCGGCACCACGGCGCGCAGGCGGTGATCCGGGGACTGCGCGCGATTTCTGACTTCGAATACGAGTTCCAGATGGCGCTGATCAACCGCAAACTCGACAACCGGTTCGAAACGGTGTTCTTCATGCCGAGCGAGGAATATTCGTACCTGACCTCCAGCATCGTGAAGGAAGTGGCCGGCCTGGGCGGGGCGCTGCACGACTTCGTCCACCCGGAAGTGGCCGGGCGGCTGCGGGACCGTCTCCGGAGGGCCCCCCGATGA
- the rsmD gene encoding 16S rRNA (guanine(966)-N(2))-methyltransferase RsmD, translated as MRVIAGSHKGRRLLGPGKTQLRPTSDRVKEALFAILGPTVVGARFLDLYAGTGAIGIEALSRGARLATFVERHQSSLRILRANLARCGLGAAADVRACSAGQFFKQARMGVPPYDFVFADPPYGDARSATELLPSLSASAIISSDTTIVLEHSSRVTIPPQIGRLSRTRQYRYGDTTLSVFRLQTEEAPAP; from the coding sequence ATGCGCGTCATCGCCGGCTCCCACAAGGGGCGCCGGCTCCTCGGACCGGGCAAGACGCAACTGCGGCCCACCTCGGACCGGGTCAAGGAAGCCCTGTTCGCCATCCTCGGCCCGACCGTCGTCGGCGCGCGTTTCCTGGACCTGTACGCGGGCACCGGCGCGATCGGCATCGAAGCCTTGAGCCGGGGGGCGCGGCTGGCCACCTTCGTCGAGCGACACCAATCGTCGCTGCGCATCCTCCGCGCCAATCTCGCACGGTGCGGCCTGGGCGCGGCGGCCGACGTCCGGGCCTGCAGCGCGGGCCAGTTCTTCAAACAGGCCCGGATGGGCGTCCCGCCCTACGATTTCGTCTTTGCCGATCCTCCGTACGGCGACGCGCGCTCCGCGACCGAGCTGTTGCCATCCCTGAGCGCGAGTGCTATCATTTCCTCCGACACCACGATCGTGTTGGAACATTCCAGCAGGGTGACGATCCCGCCGCAGATCGGCCGCCTCAGCAGGACGCGCCAATATCGCTACGGAGACACCACGCTGTCAGTGTTCAGACTGCAGACAGAGGAAGCTCCCGCCCCATGA